A single window of Nicotiana sylvestris chromosome 3, ASM39365v2, whole genome shotgun sequence DNA harbors:
- the LOC104243061 gene encoding RING-H2 finger protein ATL60-like — protein sequence MGSGKLGESGMIELTAKIMMVVIIFLFLVVVFIFFLHLYTKWFWRYRQEDTGNPNGGTRRRRRRRFNFAGGYQEVNVLRRGLDPSVLKTIPVVPFNMKDFKDGLECSVCLSEVSEGENTRVLPKCNHGFHVDCIDMWFHSHSTCPLCRNPVSEQSAESISETIGSSVEEGSASTETQNIPTNVLFWGDETSTTSSASTSNRPEGILVIDIPRQNTEQEEEEGQKTPTSTRLRSLTRLFSRVNPCNVDVEQGSRSQS from the coding sequence ATGGGAAGTGGAAAATTAGGTGAATCAGGTATGATTGAGCTCACCGCCAAAATCATGATGGTTGTAATCATATTCCTTTTCCTcgtagttgttttcatattcttTCTCCACTTATACACCAAATGGTTCTGGAGATACCGGCAAGAAGACACCGGAAATCCAAACGGCGGCACAAGACGGCGCCGCCGTCGACGTTTCAATTTCGCTGGCGGTTATCAAGAAGTGAATGTACTCCGTAGAGGGCTTGACCCTTCTGTACTTAAAACCATTCCTGTAGTTCCATTTAATATGAAGGATTTTAAAGATGGATTGGAATGTTCTGTTTGTCTTAGCGAAGTCTCTGAGGGTGAAAATACAAGAGTTTTGCCAAAATGCAATCATGGGTTTCATGTTGATTGTATTGATATGTGGTTTCATTCTCATTCCACGTGTCCTCTTTGCCGAAACCCTGTTTCAGAACAGTCTGCAGAATCAATTTCCGAGACCATTGGGTCATCAGTAGAAGAGGGTTCAGCTTCTACAGAGACACAAAATATTCCAACTAATGTTCTGTTTTGGGGAGATGAGACTAGTACTACATCTTCAGCATCCACGAGCAATAGGCCAGAGGGGATTTTAGTGATTGATATTCCAAGACAGAATACTGAACAAGAAGAAGAGGAAGGACAAAAGACACCAACATCAACACGATTGAGATCATTAACGAGGCTTTTTAGCAGGGTAAATCCATGCAACGTAGATGTAGAACAAGGAAGCAGGAGCCAGAGCTAG
- the LOC104243060 gene encoding uncharacterized protein: protein MHFMKSKKRSYTGIYRQSPRQSMNKFPIYPRYKAGDYCEYEFDPQSDFTDFLTEARNHESEGKKFGVTPPRPVESRKNNFEKDVKKTCKKSWKSSLFSWLKSSDNKKNQRNREASKGSTINKPKRGCVSGPMPGYSGPGAIAVRPKKPTSGPLTSLFSPMNRVDNEVPYFCLQKFKDSSPDVRSHGPIYLVT, encoded by the exons ATGCACTTTATGAAATCGAAGAAACG AAGCTATACCGGCATATATCGTCAAAGTCCAAGGCAAAGCATGAACAAGTTTCCTATATACCCAAGATACAAAGCTGGGGACTATTGTGAATATGAGTTTGATCCTCAATCAGACTTTACGGAT TTCTTGACAGAAGCAAGAAATCATGAATCAGAAGGGAAAAAATTTGGTGTCACGCCTCCACGTCCCGTGGAATCGAGAAAGAACAATTTTGAAAAGGATGTGAAGAAAACTTGCAAGAAATCATGGAAAAGCTCACTGTTTTCATGGCTGAAGAGTAGTGATAATAAGAAGAATCAGAGAAACAGAGAAGCTTCAAAAGGCTCCACCATTAACAAGCCAAAGCGTGGATGTGTCTCTGGTCCAATGCCAGGGTATAGTGGGCCGGGTGCCATAGCTGTCAGGCCCAAGAAGCCCACTTCAGGACCCCTCACAAGTCTTTTCAGCCCAATGAACAGAGTGGACAATGAGGTTCCATATTTCTGTCTTCAGAAGTTTAAGGATAGTTCTCCTGATGTTCGATCCCACGGACCTATTTACCTCGTAACCTAA
- the LOC104243059 gene encoding ubiquitin-conjugating enzyme E2 34-like — protein sequence MAEKACVKRLQKEYRALCKEPVSHVVARPSPNDILEWHYVLEGSEGTPFAGGYYYGKIKFPPEYPFKPPGISMTTPNGRFMTQKKICLSMSDFHPESWNPMWSVSSILTGLLSFMMDNSPTTGSVTTSVAEKEKLAKASLAFNCKNPTFRKLFPEYVEKYEQQQLPAQPVPEQVSSVPTQAEKSRPLLDEHGNSPKDDVNRVKPIKDVKNRQRQSFPTWLLLLLVSIFGVVMALPLLQL from the exons ATGGCAGAAAAAGCATGTGTTAAGCGCCTTCAGAAGGAATATAGAGCACTTTGTAAA GAACCTGTCTCCCATGTTGTCGCCCGCCCTTCTCCTAATGATATTCTTGAGTGGC attatgttttggagggGAGTGAAGGAACACCATTTGCAG GTGGATATTATTATGGGAAGATCAAGTTTCCTCCAGAATATCCGTTTAAACCCCCGGGAATCAG tATGACTACTCCAAATGGAAGATTTATGACACAAAAGAAAATCTGCTTATCGATGAGTGACT TCCACCCAGAGAGTTGGAATCCAATGTGGTCCGTTTCAAG CATACTGACAGGACTGCTCTCATTTATG ATGGACAATAGTCCTACCACAGGCAGTGTAACAACATCAGTTGCTGAGAAAGAGAAGCTTGCAAAGGCGTCTCTGGCTTTTAATTGTAAAAA cCCAACCTTTAGGAAATTGTTTCCCGAGTATGTGGAGAAGTATGAACAGCAGCAGCTTCCAGCCCAACCTGTTCCAGAGCAGGTATCATCCGTGCCAACTCAAGCAGAAAAGTCTAGGCCATTGTTGGATGAACATGGTAATTCCCCCAAGGATGACGTGAATAGAGTGAAGCCTATAAAAGATGTCAAAAACCGACAGAGGCAATCTTTCCCTACTTGGTTGTTGCTGTTGCTAGTTTCAATTTTTGGTGTTGTAATGGCCTTGCCTCTGCTTCAGCTTTGA